The proteins below come from a single Myxococcales bacterium genomic window:
- a CDS encoding PilZ domain-containing protein, translated as MPFAASPGVQTDTYNGECRRDFFRVSSRLAIRLTWLTEAEAEELTRELGIPCTESVSLTDKLLEARLTRIENKLDLILKQTGFDVELALSQTEKRAVELSGSGVRLHAPEIYRVGDLVKIQLDLPEECGRTLILLGRVVLGNEVGSVGASSGVALVFHSIRNRDREAIVRHAYEVQRLMLDRTANRSDLR; from the coding sequence ATGCCGTTCGCTGCGAGCCCCGGGGTTCAGACCGATACCTACAATGGCGAATGCCGGCGCGACTTTTTCCGCGTTTCCAGCAGACTTGCGATTCGACTCACATGGCTCACCGAAGCGGAAGCGGAGGAACTCACCCGAGAACTCGGGATTCCGTGTACAGAAAGCGTGTCCCTGACGGACAAACTTCTCGAAGCCAGGCTCACCCGGATTGAAAACAAGCTCGATCTCATATTGAAACAAACCGGATTCGATGTGGAACTCGCCTTGTCGCAGACGGAAAAGCGCGCGGTCGAACTTTCTGGGTCGGGTGTTCGGCTGCACGCGCCGGAAATCTATCGCGTAGGAGATCTCGTCAAAATTCAGCTCGACCTGCCCGAGGAGTGCGGTCGAACACTCATTCTGCTGGGTCGGGTCGTCTTAGGAAACGAAGTGGGTTCGGTCGGTGCGAGTTCTGGTGTGGCGCTGGTGTTTCATTCGATCCGAAATCGCGACCGAGAGGCGATCGTTCGACACGCGTACGAGGTCCAGCGGCTCATGCTAGACCGGACTGCGAATCGGAGTGACCTTCGGTGA
- the flgC gene encoding flagellar basal body rod protein FlgC, whose product MSLGDIMDIATSGLEAQRMRITLTASNLANAETTRTAAGGPYRRLDPVFRSEALGGPFANHLQREIRAVRVDRILEDDRDFITRIEPGHPDADENGLVRYPRVNVVEEMTNLMSASRSFDANLMVFNKVRAMSEAIMRVGA is encoded by the coding sequence ATGTCGCTTGGAGACATCATGGATATCGCGACGTCGGGACTGGAGGCGCAACGGATGCGGATCACCCTGACCGCATCGAATCTCGCCAACGCGGAGACCACGCGCACAGCCGCAGGCGGGCCGTACCGACGTCTAGACCCCGTGTTTCGCTCGGAAGCCCTGGGCGGCCCATTCGCCAATCACCTGCAGCGAGAAATTCGCGCCGTTCGCGTGGATCGCATTCTCGAAGATGATCGCGACTTCATCACGCGGATCGAACCCGGCCATCCCGATGCTGACGAGAACGGCCTGGTGAGATACCCGAGGGTAAATGTTGTCGAGGAGATGACCAATTTGATGTCGGCTAGCAGGTCTTTCGACGCAAACCTGATGGTGTTCAACAAGGTTCGCGCGATGTCCGAGGCCATCATGCGAGTAGGTGCATAG
- the fliE gene encoding flagellar hook-basal body complex protein FliE, with product METFRIGDSAPAKIEMQTPALEIEKEKTPGDVFGEMVRSILDQANEAQLNADKKAEMFAKDEVGIVETVLAVNKADISLRMLLEVRNRALEAYRELTRAV from the coding sequence ATGGAGACGTTTCGTATCGGAGATAGCGCGCCAGCGAAGATCGAGATGCAGACCCCGGCTCTGGAGATCGAGAAAGAGAAGACGCCAGGTGATGTCTTTGGCGAGATGGTTCGATCCATTCTCGATCAAGCAAACGAAGCGCAGTTGAACGCCGACAAGAAGGCGGAAATGTTTGCCAAGGACGAGGTCGGGATCGTGGAGACCGTTCTTGCCGTAAACAAGGCCGACATATCCCTGCGAATGTTGTTGGAAGTACGCAACCGAGCTCTTGAAGCCTATCGGGAATTGACCCGCGCAGTGTAA
- a CDS encoding response regulator: MAEPLETQDLAVIGLAYARAFTEDLRALVGAEITIGTPRIETVRADSVIEDEQPLARTTCKNKKNAEEQYHCLVSRSMAVTLACLLMGHTEERLKEMRELPLDEETLDAFGEVMNLGTAVLSRLFTDKYGLPPVGVLSTVELTSPMEDTEWLVDAEYLRCHFPVNIPGYGDESLVIVFPPNVAHEWFGVDIGPFAESSGSEEDQGELDEDAIESTSIVFIEPNEETRNEMEDLEDDMIHSIWTIDPEEFDPDELDEFAEVGAFIIEWDLDIRTGLDFVECLREDEHLREVPILMMSATPSEAKVRTAIRSGANSFVRKPIDLDELQSRLDPLLLARQRAEA, translated from the coding sequence GTGGCTGAACCCCTAGAGACCCAGGATCTGGCGGTGATCGGTCTGGCCTACGCCAGGGCATTTACCGAAGACTTGCGCGCTCTGGTGGGCGCCGAAATCACGATCGGAACTCCTCGGATCGAGACGGTGCGGGCCGACTCCGTGATCGAGGACGAACAACCCCTCGCCCGAACTACCTGCAAGAACAAGAAGAATGCCGAGGAGCAATACCATTGCCTGGTTTCCAGGTCCATGGCGGTCACCCTTGCGTGTCTCCTGATGGGGCATACCGAAGAGCGACTCAAGGAGATGCGCGAGCTGCCCCTCGACGAAGAAACCCTCGACGCGTTCGGCGAAGTGATGAATCTGGGCACCGCGGTGCTGAGCCGTCTGTTCACCGACAAGTACGGGCTCCCTCCTGTAGGCGTTCTATCGACCGTTGAACTCACATCTCCCATGGAAGACACCGAGTGGCTCGTCGATGCGGAATATCTTCGCTGCCACTTCCCGGTAAACATCCCCGGCTACGGCGACGAAAGTCTGGTGATCGTTTTCCCGCCGAACGTCGCCCATGAGTGGTTCGGTGTCGACATTGGCCCGTTCGCTGAATCTTCAGGATCAGAGGAAGACCAGGGGGAGCTGGACGAAGATGCGATCGAATCGACCTCGATCGTTTTCATTGAGCCGAACGAAGAGACCCGCAACGAGATGGAAGACCTGGAAGACGACATGATCCACTCGATCTGGACCATCGATCCCGAAGAATTTGACCCGGACGAGTTGGATGAGTTTGCCGAAGTCGGGGCGTTCATCATCGAATGGGATCTCGACATTCGGACGGGATTGGATTTTGTGGAATGCTTGCGAGAAGATGAGCACCTCCGAGAGGTACCGATCTTGATGATGTCTGCCACGCCCAGCGAAGCCAAGGTTCGCACCGCGATCCGATCCGGGGCGAATAGCTTTGTACGTAAGCCCATCGATTTGGACGAATTGCAATCGAGGCTCGACCCGCTGCTGCTCGCCCGACAGCGCGCCGAAGCGTAG
- a CDS encoding sigma-54-dependent Fis family transcriptional regulator: protein MPRVLIYERSPGLRRDLERAVRNAGYEVDAIGEPAELAARVGQHTCRAALVDVNSTEDLECLGRLAQTEPKPVVFAMGSSPSIELAVAAMKQGARDYLRKPFRIDFLEHALSAVLAGATPGRAMLGEPEFVTEDSVVLDVLRQSEAAATSTATVLIQGASGTGKKMLAGRIHRQSSRQRGPMVVVDCASLSDACAEEELFGRERGALLEASGAREGSITSADGGTLLLDGVDEASSSVQALLLRLLQEREVMAVGASTGRCVDCRIIATSRLDLADEVSQGRFREDLFYRLDVVVLSLPALRDRKGDIRLLAQFFLKRHASESGCEPPQFSESDFNLLLEHPFRGNIREVDNLMRRAVVLFPGRSVDLGRLLSGNGKLALLSREEPRFLNLRDLEREAVVRSLREANGNRTHASQLLGINVRTLRNKIRAYGLA, encoded by the coding sequence ATGCCAAGAGTTCTGATCTATGAACGTTCTCCCGGTCTGCGCCGGGATCTCGAACGGGCAGTGCGCAACGCCGGTTATGAAGTCGATGCCATTGGCGAGCCCGCCGAACTGGCAGCCCGGGTCGGTCAGCACACCTGTCGCGCCGCATTGGTGGATGTCAACAGCACCGAAGACCTCGAATGCCTGGGCCGTCTCGCTCAGACCGAACCGAAACCCGTGGTATTTGCGATGGGTTCGTCGCCATCCATCGAACTTGCCGTCGCAGCGATGAAACAGGGCGCGCGTGACTATCTTCGAAAGCCCTTCCGAATCGACTTTCTCGAGCATGCGCTGTCGGCGGTTCTCGCGGGTGCGACTCCGGGACGGGCGATGCTTGGTGAACCCGAATTTGTCACAGAGGACTCTGTGGTTCTAGATGTGCTCCGGCAATCCGAAGCTGCGGCAACTAGCACCGCAACCGTTCTGATCCAAGGTGCGAGTGGTACGGGCAAAAAAATGCTGGCCGGGCGGATTCATCGGCAGAGTTCTCGACAGCGCGGGCCAATGGTTGTGGTTGATTGCGCTTCTCTCTCTGACGCCTGTGCGGAAGAAGAACTCTTCGGCCGAGAACGCGGTGCGCTTCTCGAAGCCTCGGGGGCGCGCGAAGGTTCGATCACTTCGGCCGACGGGGGCACGTTGTTGCTCGATGGTGTTGACGAGGCCTCATCTTCGGTGCAGGCCCTACTTTTGCGTCTGCTTCAAGAACGTGAAGTCATGGCTGTGGGCGCTTCTACCGGACGTTGCGTCGACTGTCGCATCATCGCCACGAGCCGTCTGGATCTCGCCGACGAAGTCTCACAAGGTCGATTTCGAGAGGATCTGTTTTACCGACTCGATGTCGTGGTTCTCTCGCTTCCCGCTCTACGCGATCGGAAGGGTGACATTCGACTCCTGGCCCAGTTCTTTTTGAAACGGCACGCGAGCGAATCCGGCTGTGAGCCGCCACAGTTCAGCGAATCTGACTTCAATCTGCTGCTCGAGCATCCATTTCGCGGGAACATTCGAGAAGTCGACAACTTGATGCGGCGGGCCGTCGTCTTGTTTCCCGGCCGATCGGTTGATCTCGGACGATTGCTATCCGGCAACGGTAAGCTTGCGCTGTTGTCGCGCGAAGAGCCGCGATTCTTGAACCTACGCGATCTCGAACGGGAGGCGGTCGTAAGGTCGCTTAGGGAAGCGAACGGTAATCGAACTCATGCTTCCCAACTGCTCGGAATCAATGTTCGGACCCTGCGCAACAAAATTCGCGCCTACGGGCTCGCTTGA
- the flgB gene encoding flagellar basal body rod protein FlgB, protein MDLLHGSSARALEDAIHFRLARSAVLAGNLANVDTPGYRRRDLKFVETFDKAVMNLDRTDSKHFGDLSSDPGSRHRLEIGPKGSRPDGNGVKLDDEVIAIHRNTAAFTSRASILARLASLTRIAVTGG, encoded by the coding sequence TTGGACCTGCTCCACGGAAGCAGTGCTCGCGCGCTCGAAGATGCCATTCACTTTCGGCTCGCTCGGTCCGCGGTACTCGCGGGCAATCTTGCCAATGTAGACACACCCGGGTACCGCAGGCGCGACTTGAAGTTTGTGGAAACCTTCGACAAGGCCGTGATGAACCTGGACCGGACCGACTCCAAACACTTCGGAGATCTCTCTTCGGACCCCGGGAGCCGGCATCGCCTCGAGATCGGTCCGAAGGGAAGTCGGCCCGACGGTAATGGCGTCAAGCTCGATGACGAAGTCATCGCGATCCATCGCAACACGGCAGCGTTTACCAGTCGCGCGTCGATTCTGGCGCGGCTGGCATCACTCACGCGGATCGCGGTCACCGGTGGATGA
- the fliF gene encoding flagellar M-ring protein FliF produces the protein MPNWLSGIADQFKHLSPARQITLAITAAGSLAFFFWMSNGAANSQYRLLFRGLGDSEVAAVVDALAAENIDYRLEEGGTAIMVPTPLVHEARIRVAARGLPAGSGVGFEIFDRGNFGVTDFVQKINYKRAMQGELARSIEQIDSIESARVQIAIPEKSVFLRKKTSHVTASVITRLKPGRDLMPDQVNGIVHLVASSIEGLEAGRVTVVDNHGRLLAPMGSGPPGPLAPDGAMAQQARIEASLEKQIISLLERTIGIGNVSAQVNAQLDWTKTETTEETFDPDSQVVRSERLSEDNSRDGSVAAAGGVAGIRANAADAVAPDTGGGGRESAANRRTSTINYEINKLVSHTVLPMGTIQRLSVAVLIDGMPPAATTPQGLEGGQEAQESEGGFRPWNKERMEHFELLAKAAIGFSEERGDEFSLINAPFHTITIEEDPGWFDPQVTVLITTVLNIVGLLLALILFGKFMVQPLAAVLEGESNPQLLGLSTAGNLAAQLEVDAELEQEEELPQRELTLQERVDALAAKRADDSVKTIRSWMAG, from the coding sequence TTGCCCAATTGGCTTAGTGGAATTGCAGACCAGTTCAAGCACCTTTCGCCGGCGCGACAGATAACCCTGGCGATCACCGCCGCAGGTTCGCTCGCGTTCTTCTTCTGGATGAGTAACGGCGCCGCCAATTCACAATATCGCCTGCTGTTTCGTGGTCTGGGCGACAGTGAAGTGGCGGCGGTGGTCGACGCCCTGGCCGCGGAAAACATCGACTATCGCCTGGAAGAGGGGGGAACCGCGATCATGGTCCCCACGCCGTTGGTGCACGAAGCGCGAATTCGCGTCGCTGCAAGGGGTCTGCCGGCGGGCAGCGGCGTTGGTTTTGAGATCTTTGACAGGGGAAACTTCGGTGTTACGGACTTCGTCCAGAAGATCAACTACAAGCGGGCCATGCAGGGTGAACTCGCTCGCAGCATCGAGCAGATTGATTCCATCGAATCTGCCAGGGTGCAGATCGCGATCCCCGAGAAATCGGTGTTCCTGCGGAAGAAAACCTCGCACGTAACCGCGTCGGTGATCACTCGTTTGAAGCCCGGGCGAGATTTGATGCCCGATCAGGTAAACGGAATCGTTCATCTCGTGGCCTCGAGCATCGAAGGACTCGAAGCAGGGCGAGTTACCGTGGTGGACAATCACGGTCGCCTGCTGGCACCGATGGGCTCGGGCCCGCCAGGTCCTCTCGCACCTGATGGGGCGATGGCCCAGCAGGCGCGCATCGAAGCGTCTCTCGAGAAGCAGATTATTTCTCTGCTCGAGCGCACGATCGGAATTGGCAATGTCTCCGCACAAGTCAACGCCCAACTCGATTGGACCAAGACCGAGACGACCGAAGAAACCTTCGATCCCGACTCCCAGGTGGTGCGCAGTGAGCGTCTGAGCGAAGACAATTCCAGAGATGGGAGCGTGGCCGCCGCCGGAGGCGTGGCGGGTATTCGTGCCAATGCTGCCGATGCCGTTGCTCCGGATACTGGGGGTGGAGGACGTGAGAGCGCTGCCAATCGCAGAACCTCGACGATCAACTACGAGATCAACAAGTTGGTGAGCCACACGGTTCTGCCCATGGGAACCATCCAGCGTCTATCGGTCGCCGTTCTGATCGATGGGATGCCCCCAGCAGCCACCACGCCCCAAGGTCTAGAAGGGGGTCAGGAAGCACAAGAAAGCGAAGGCGGATTCCGGCCCTGGAACAAAGAGCGAATGGAACACTTCGAGCTGCTCGCCAAGGCGGCCATTGGGTTTTCGGAAGAGCGCGGGGATGAGTTCAGCTTGATCAACGCGCCATTCCACACGATTACGATCGAAGAAGATCCCGGTTGGTTCGATCCCCAGGTCACTGTACTGATCACCACGGTGCTCAATATCGTAGGACTACTTCTCGCTCTGATTCTGTTTGGAAAATTCATGGTCCAGCCGTTGGCGGCCGTGCTCGAGGGTGAGAGCAATCCGCAGTTGCTCGGACTCTCGACCGCCGGGAATCTGGCCGCACAGCTCGAAGTTGATGCGGAACTCGAACAAGAAGAAGAACTGCCCCAACGCGAACTCACGTTGCAGGAACGAGTCGACGCCCTGGCGGCCAAGCGCGCCGACGACAGCGTGAAGACCATTCGAAGCTGGATGGCGGGATAG
- a CDS encoding GNAT family N-acetyltransferase, translated as MNTTTSNQRETNHSSRGKVSEYRCLEQLPPEFDAYRVCTLRERDIQSIRVWRNAQIDVLRQAAPISALEQERYYADVVRPGFRLSRPNLILLSLLRRGSCIGYTGLTNIDWPAGRAEISFLLDPDRVDDPSIYRRDFSACLKLLSYTAFEILGFQRLFAETFDVRPLHVDILEAEGYVLEGRLRNHARVEGHLVDSLLHGLLGQDWRAGPCSLDSTDRG; from the coding sequence GTGAATACGACCACGTCGAACCAGCGCGAGACGAATCACTCGTCTCGAGGCAAGGTCAGCGAGTATCGTTGTCTGGAGCAACTCCCGCCCGAATTCGATGCGTATCGTGTCTGTACGTTGAGAGAACGAGACATTCAGTCTATTCGGGTCTGGCGCAATGCGCAGATCGACGTACTGCGACAAGCTGCACCCATCTCAGCTCTCGAACAAGAGCGCTACTACGCGGATGTAGTGCGTCCGGGTTTTCGGCTGTCGAGACCCAACTTGATCTTGTTGAGTCTACTACGCCGGGGCTCCTGCATCGGCTATACGGGCCTCACGAACATCGACTGGCCAGCTGGGCGCGCCGAAATTTCCTTCCTTCTCGATCCTGATCGCGTCGATGATCCGAGCATCTATCGGCGAGATTTTTCAGCTTGCCTGAAACTGCTCTCCTATACGGCATTCGAGATCCTCGGCTTCCAGCGACTCTTTGCTGAAACATTCGATGTCCGCCCTCTGCATGTCGATATTCTCGAGGCCGAAGGTTACGTGCTCGAAGGAAGGCTGCGAAATCACGCCCGGGTCGAGGGGCATCTCGTAGATTCGCTATTGCATGGCCTGCTGGGTCAGGACTGGCGAGCGGGGCCTTGCTCGCTCGATTCCACCGATCGAGGGTAA
- a CDS encoding response regulator: MKILIVDDSSTMRKIVMRTLRQAGYDGAEVLEAGDGIEGLAALDQGPVDLIFSDVNMPNMSGLDFLKALRDREEFEDTPVVMVTTEGGQSAMSEAVELGANGYVVKPFTADKLREVLEEVLD, encoded by the coding sequence GTGAAGATCCTGATTGTTGATGATTCATCGACGATGCGTAAAATAGTAATGCGAACTCTTCGCCAGGCCGGGTATGACGGCGCCGAGGTGCTGGAAGCCGGTGATGGCATAGAAGGGTTGGCCGCTCTGGACCAAGGGCCGGTGGACTTGATATTTAGCGACGTCAATATGCCAAACATGAGCGGGCTCGATTTCTTGAAGGCGTTGCGCGATCGCGAGGAATTCGAAGACACTCCCGTGGTGATGGTGACCACGGAAGGTGGTCAGAGTGCCATGAGCGAAGCCGTGGAACTCGGAGCCAACGGATACGTCGTGAAGCCCTTCACGGCCGACAAGCTCCGCGAGGTTCTCGAAGAAGTCCTCGACTAG
- a CDS encoding HAMP domain-containing histidine kinase has translation MTPDDNRSQFILPSVSLPAETRAAALSAEIRTPLAQIELAASQVYREALTPNARAYAELVFEAVAEIDGLVERTLRVLVPPPCALETDLDLAPVLTKLRRRFTPALAACGIEWKWREPDRGVVTGNPEQVRRFCTELLHLALVLSGEGGQFTLGISQKEEAVEVSLFCRCATALNETQIATAQSAVQHSQAAALEAGGVLSGTMDTLSSDLRLVVPGRDAPSSNLQEASCQEF, from the coding sequence ATGACGCCCGACGACAATCGCAGCCAATTCATACTGCCGTCCGTCAGCCTTCCAGCGGAAACCCGCGCGGCGGCGCTTTCGGCCGAAATTCGCACGCCTTTGGCCCAGATCGAATTGGCGGCCAGCCAGGTGTACCGCGAAGCCCTCACCCCGAACGCGCGCGCATACGCCGAGCTGGTTTTCGAAGCCGTGGCCGAGATCGATGGATTGGTGGAGAGGACGCTGCGCGTGCTGGTGCCCCCCCCATGCGCGCTCGAGACCGATTTGGATCTCGCTCCGGTATTGACGAAGTTGCGCCGCCGCTTTACCCCGGCTCTGGCCGCGTGCGGGATCGAATGGAAATGGCGTGAGCCAGACCGCGGTGTCGTCACCGGAAACCCCGAACAGGTGCGGCGCTTTTGCACCGAGTTGCTCCATCTCGCGCTGGTCCTTTCGGGAGAAGGTGGCCAGTTCACGCTCGGAATTTCGCAAAAAGAAGAGGCCGTTGAAGTGTCGCTCTTCTGTCGCTGTGCCACGGCGTTGAACGAAACGCAAATCGCGACGGCGCAGTCTGCGGTTCAGCATTCTCAAGCCGCTGCACTGGAAGCGGGCGGTGTGCTGTCGGGGACCATGGATACGCTTTCGAGCGATCTGCGTCTCGTCGTCCCAGGCCGGGACGCTCCAAGCTCGAATCTGCAGGAAGCATCATGCCAAGAGTTCTGA